In Zobellia roscoffensis, the following are encoded in one genomic region:
- a CDS encoding amidohydrolase family protein, whose product MDNYFDLHFHPMAKNHLAPKPKESHSKKANAATMPITMTKAFKDYTDENVLRRLESQCCIDYLNEAPVRYGIAAITAMEFGMASSKGFLADVLKSYLKKPLDDAYFDAIKEGEVSYLNLFLKEVALYLKNRNLENREPHTKGSLNLIARPSKNTREAVSKALPNLVFAIEGGHNLCMKKIGNALDYDSFEGLEKDAFFDPTIAISEDNRKPQEVLKKLYKAFRDYGLDVLYLTLTHLTHIPEQHLATHAYGTKNLRHPSFYPFGNGLSELGEEVVRTAYKLEAPTKKKDDAGVLIDIKHLSLKSREDLYALREKEGFGKIPLIASHVGVTGYSISDWKHNLEIEKCANHVDQGIKTVKLYTQPKVAGYWGADANTEFSFHPGTINLMDEDIIEIANSNGLIGVGLDVDILGYSTKSKLQEDVCEFITTPDFIHYFPYTSIKSIDYASVEEIQAEESWLEPSKKEVHPLSFCFNIIHIMAVIGLKTKFQDAPEKFICIGSDFDAFIEPSNICSDSRQFKNLKACLMKWLPVAAKKYQKVNGGAKDLFDFTKKKKELNEVVVGILYENGREFLDRRGFLEGLSEPKKGETSTEAELV is encoded by the coding sequence ATGGATAATTATTTTGACCTTCATTTTCATCCCATGGCAAAAAACCACTTGGCACCAAAGCCAAAAGAGTCGCATTCAAAAAAAGCGAATGCAGCCACCATGCCCATAACTATGACCAAAGCTTTTAAAGATTATACAGATGAGAATGTACTTCGTAGGCTTGAAAGTCAATGTTGTATTGATTACCTGAATGAAGCTCCTGTACGGTACGGTATAGCCGCTATTACAGCTATGGAATTTGGGATGGCTTCCAGCAAAGGGTTTCTGGCCGATGTATTAAAAAGCTACCTTAAAAAACCGTTGGATGATGCCTATTTTGATGCGATTAAAGAAGGGGAGGTTTCTTATCTAAATTTGTTTCTGAAAGAGGTGGCATTATATCTAAAAAATAGAAATTTAGAAAATAGGGAACCACACACAAAAGGAAGTTTAAATCTTATTGCCAGGCCTTCTAAAAATACAAGAGAAGCCGTGTCAAAAGCTTTGCCAAATTTGGTGTTCGCTATTGAAGGTGGACATAACCTTTGTATGAAAAAAATAGGGAATGCCCTTGATTATGATAGTTTTGAGGGATTGGAAAAAGATGCATTTTTTGACCCAACTATCGCCATTTCCGAAGACAATAGAAAACCACAGGAGGTACTTAAAAAGTTGTACAAAGCTTTCCGGGATTATGGGCTAGATGTACTGTACCTAACGCTTACCCATTTAACGCATATACCGGAGCAACATTTGGCCACACATGCTTATGGAACCAAAAACCTCAGGCATCCGTCTTTTTATCCTTTTGGGAATGGATTAAGTGAATTGGGGGAAGAAGTAGTTAGAACAGCCTATAAATTAGAAGCGCCTACCAAGAAAAAGGATGATGCAGGCGTATTGATAGACATCAAGCATTTAAGCCTGAAGTCCAGGGAAGATTTATACGCCTTACGAGAGAAAGAAGGTTTTGGTAAAATTCCATTGATTGCTTCTCACGTTGGTGTTACAGGGTATTCCATAAGTGATTGGAAGCATAATCTTGAAATTGAAAAATGTGCGAATCACGTAGATCAAGGAATAAAGACCGTGAAGCTATACACACAACCCAAAGTAGCAGGATATTGGGGTGCTGATGCCAACACGGAATTCAGTTTTCATCCGGGAACCATTAATTTAATGGATGAAGATATTATTGAAATTGCCAATAGCAACGGACTTATTGGAGTGGGGCTAGATGTGGATATATTGGGATACAGCACAAAATCAAAACTTCAAGAAGATGTGTGCGAGTTTATAACCACGCCAGATTTTATCCATTACTTCCCATACACGAGTATTAAATCAATAGACTATGCCAGTGTAGAGGAAATACAAGCGGAAGAGTCATGGTTAGAACCGTCAAAGAAAGAAGTGCATCCGCTAAGCTTTTGTTTTAATATCATTCACATTATGGCGGTAATCGGTTTAAAGACCAAGTTTCAAGATGCACCGGAAAAGTTTATTTGTATAGGTAGTGACTTTGATGCTTTTATTGAGCCGTCCAATATATGTAGTGATAGCAGACAATTTAAAAACTTAAAAGCCTGTCTGATGAAATGGTTGCCCGTTGCCGCCAAAAAATATCAAAAGGTGAATGGCGGAGCAAAAGATTTGTTCGATTTTACCAAGAAAAAGAAAGAGTTAAATGAAGTTGTAGTAGGCATACTCTATGAAAACGGGCGTGAATTTTTAGATAGACGTGGTTTTTTAGAGGGCTTATCTGAGCCCAAAAAAGGGGAGACAAGCACTGAAGCCGAATTAGTTTAA
- a CDS encoding peptidoglycan recognition protein family protein translates to MKTLRKGSFDSSVSFLKKLLGRSGYPLEISSDFDALTHDKVVQFQRANFLGVDGIVGKNTWQKLMLTGYDFGWGTTDYILEDDEWMHDYTEKDTIYLHHTAGLHRPDYTIGWWENDNKPGTLNRVGTSFVIGRKSLEGDDLFDGVTYRAFSELYWAHHLGTKLKNNKQLNQKSIGIEICSLGPLQKSVSGEFYFQGNSKKIAVPESEVCQLNTPWRGHQYFQKYTAKQIAECERLILTLARIFDVPIRDFKYTSSWFAMSEEAQTGAPGVWTHCHVRADKTDCFPQPEFIEMLNGLFTKYQDFELDYAELEAITMGAPNELNKAELDHYAVDLELIEN, encoded by the coding sequence ATGAAAACATTGCGTAAAGGCAGTTTTGATTCTTCCGTTTCATTCTTAAAAAAACTATTGGGGCGGTCAGGGTATCCACTGGAAATTTCTTCGGATTTTGATGCGCTTACACATGATAAAGTGGTACAGTTTCAACGCGCCAATTTTCTGGGTGTAGATGGCATTGTAGGTAAAAACACCTGGCAGAAATTAATGCTTACCGGCTATGATTTTGGCTGGGGTACCACAGATTATATCCTTGAAGATGATGAGTGGATGCACGATTACACGGAGAAGGATACCATCTATTTACATCATACCGCAGGCCTGCACAGACCGGATTATACCATTGGTTGGTGGGAAAACGATAATAAACCGGGTACTTTAAATAGAGTAGGCACCTCTTTTGTTATCGGTAGAAAGTCCTTGGAAGGCGATGATTTATTTGATGGGGTCACGTACCGAGCGTTCAGTGAGTTGTACTGGGCGCACCATTTGGGTACCAAATTAAAGAACAACAAACAACTCAACCAGAAATCAATAGGTATTGAGATTTGTTCTTTAGGTCCGCTTCAAAAAAGCGTTTCTGGAGAATTTTATTTTCAAGGAAATTCAAAGAAAATAGCCGTGCCAGAATCTGAGGTTTGTCAGTTGAACACGCCTTGGAGAGGACACCAGTATTTTCAGAAATATACCGCAAAGCAAATTGCGGAATGTGAGCGGTTGATACTCACGCTTGCCAGAATTTTTGATGTACCCATTAGAGATTTTAAATATACCAGTTCTTGGTTCGCTATGAGTGAAGAAGCACAAACGGGCGCACCTGGTGTGTGGACGCATTGCCATGTAAGAGCCGATAAAACAGACTGTTTTCCGCAACCGGAGTTCATAGAGATGTTAAACGGACTTTTTACCAAATACCAAGATTTTGAATTGGATTACGCAGAACTGGAAGCAATAACAATGGGAGCACCCAATGAATTGAACAAGGCAGAGTTGGACCATTATGCTGTGGATTTAGAGTTGATTGAGAATTAA
- a CDS encoding matrixin family metalloprotease, giving the protein MGKKTNSQELFAQKSKEELMENGQSGVHKYGDNFICATDRSGHSTPGDRSPLEILVDASEGFIPLWAQHQVLRWTFDETALYYYQNPEGIKTYVRELLGEALLGWGDAVPVRFNENADNSDFQIHVSPSDNCNAHGCVLASAFFPDSGRHQLVIYPKMFEQSKQEQLETMMHELGHIFGLRHFFAKISEQAWPSEIFGEHKPFSIMNYGAESMMTEEDIRDLKKLYEMAWNKCIVDINGTPIHLVMPFHTINTAVVV; this is encoded by the coding sequence ATGGGAAAGAAAACAAATTCACAAGAGCTATTCGCTCAAAAAAGCAAAGAAGAATTAATGGAAAACGGGCAATCTGGCGTACACAAATACGGGGATAACTTTATTTGTGCCACGGACCGCTCAGGCCATTCCACACCGGGGGACCGATCTCCGCTTGAAATTTTGGTGGATGCCAGTGAAGGGTTCATTCCCCTTTGGGCGCAACATCAGGTTTTACGTTGGACTTTTGACGAAACTGCCTTATATTATTATCAGAACCCTGAAGGTATAAAAACCTATGTTCGGGAACTGTTGGGTGAGGCGTTATTGGGTTGGGGCGATGCGGTACCCGTTCGCTTTAATGAAAATGCAGACAATTCAGATTTTCAGATACATGTGTCGCCGTCCGATAATTGTAATGCCCATGGGTGTGTTTTGGCAAGCGCCTTTTTTCCCGATAGCGGAAGACATCAATTGGTGATATATCCAAAAATGTTCGAACAGAGTAAACAAGAACAACTAGAGACCATGATGCACGAATTGGGGCATATTTTTGGGCTTCGCCATTTTTTCGCCAAGATAAGTGAGCAGGCATGGCCATCGGAAATATTTGGCGAACACAAACCTTTTTCTATCATGAATTACGGTGCAGAAAGTATGATGACCGAAGAAGATATTAGGGATTTAAAAAAGCTCTATGAAATGGCCTGGAACAAATGTATAGTGGATATTAATGGTACACCCATTCATTTGGTCATGCCTTTTCATACCATCAACACGGCTGTTGTGGTATAA
- a CDS encoding trypsin-like serine peptidase, whose product MAEVVTPQLEEELIFHQLNDEKQPIDEKEITLQSWIERDEDLSNESVCGIDQRQKVLATLQMPYMAICKLYMKAKNGLNYVGSGWLVAGDRLYTAGHCVYNKSSGGWKTSIIVIPGKCGFSEPYGRYEATELMATRGWIDDSSTRYDMGAIKLDRPVCHNHFITPAMEDPNIAEICGYPADRDNGIFQYKMSDNLVKEHGRFLYQADTFGGQSGSPLLRNRCVGVGIHNYGGCPNKSSDLYQEFIDGVANW is encoded by the coding sequence ATGGCAGAAGTAGTAACACCCCAATTAGAAGAAGAACTCATTTTTCATCAACTGAATGATGAAAAACAACCCATAGATGAGAAAGAAATCACCCTACAATCATGGATCGAGCGAGACGAAGATTTATCTAACGAATCCGTTTGCGGAATTGACCAGCGCCAAAAAGTATTGGCAACCTTGCAAATGCCCTATATGGCTATTTGCAAACTGTACATGAAAGCCAAAAACGGACTGAATTATGTGGGTTCTGGGTGGTTGGTAGCGGGAGACCGTTTGTATACCGCTGGGCATTGCGTGTACAATAAAAGTTCTGGCGGATGGAAAACATCAATTATTGTCATACCCGGTAAATGTGGGTTTTCCGAACCTTACGGTAGGTATGAGGCAACAGAGCTTATGGCCACCAGAGGGTGGATAGATGATTCCTCCACACGGTATGATATGGGCGCCATTAAGTTAGACAGGCCGGTATGCCATAACCATTTCATTACCCCAGCTATGGAAGACCCCAATATTGCCGAGATCTGCGGATATCCTGCGGATCGTGACAATGGTATTTTTCAATATAAAATGTCGGACAACTTGGTAAAAGAGCACGGCCGGTTTTTATATCAAGCAGATACGTTCGGTGGGCAAAGTGGGAGTCCGCTTTTAAGGAACAGATGTGTTGGTGTGGGAATTCACAACTATGGAGGTTGTCCTAACAAGTCCTCAGATTTGTATCAAGAATTTATTGACGGGGTTGCCAATTGGTAA
- a CDS encoding alkaline phosphatase D family protein: MRLLLTLLLFGITGGYAQQNSEVYFTTGFKIGEVTDSSAVLLTRLCKSPEPVAVYHEQQDKVFHPPKDFDDSMPISKMEGAVAGSAGQVQIRLISKDTTITTDWEDVSAYKDFTFKRSFNGLDPHTQYTVQIKGRKHKEAPVATIQGKFTTAPLANEAVPLLFTASTCQYYWSHDDPKRGFKIYDSMLRLNPLFHCQTGDYVYYDKPGPMATTVELARHKWHAMNSWPSLADFYRNTPAYLQKDDHDLLKDDANPYSTSFGDLSYEDGLAIWREQVPIIDQPYRTFRWGKDLQIWNVEVREFRSDNKSPDGKEKTIWGEEQIAWFKQTLEASDATFKILVSPTPVVGPDRSKGKFDNHSNESFATEGKWLRAYLAKQNVFVINGDRHWQYVSVDPKTGLREFSQGPVSSYHAQGWDPKDKRPEHKFLRVDGGFLAVKVYREKTEAVIEFIHYDVEGNVVNTEVIKEKV; encoded by the coding sequence ATGAGACTATTATTGACCCTGCTCTTATTTGGCATTACCGGTGGTTACGCTCAGCAGAATTCCGAGGTTTATTTTACTACCGGTTTCAAAATTGGGGAAGTCACCGATTCTTCGGCGGTTCTACTTACTCGGCTTTGTAAATCGCCAGAGCCGGTAGCGGTATACCATGAGCAACAAGATAAGGTATTCCATCCGCCCAAAGATTTTGATGATAGCATGCCCATATCCAAAATGGAAGGGGCAGTAGCAGGTTCTGCGGGTCAGGTGCAAATCCGTTTAATTTCAAAGGACACCACGATCACTACGGATTGGGAAGATGTATCCGCCTATAAGGATTTCACTTTTAAGCGAAGTTTTAATGGGCTGGATCCCCATACCCAATACACGGTACAAATTAAAGGACGAAAGCATAAAGAGGCTCCCGTGGCTACTATTCAGGGAAAGTTCACAACGGCTCCTTTGGCAAATGAGGCCGTACCGCTATTATTTACAGCTTCTACTTGTCAGTATTATTGGTCGCATGATGACCCAAAGCGTGGTTTTAAGATTTACGATAGTATGCTGAGGCTGAATCCGTTGTTTCATTGCCAAACCGGAGATTACGTGTATTATGACAAACCCGGGCCTATGGCAACCACCGTGGAACTGGCAAGGCATAAGTGGCATGCCATGAACTCATGGCCCTCGTTAGCCGATTTTTATAGGAACACGCCCGCTTACCTTCAAAAGGACGATCATGACCTATTGAAAGATGATGCCAACCCGTATTCCACCTCTTTTGGGGATTTAAGTTATGAAGACGGACTGGCCATCTGGCGCGAGCAAGTACCGATTATTGACCAGCCCTACCGAACTTTTAGATGGGGCAAAGACCTACAGATCTGGAATGTTGAAGTACGGGAATTCAGAAGCGATAACAAATCTCCCGATGGAAAAGAAAAAACCATTTGGGGCGAGGAGCAAATTGCGTGGTTCAAACAAACTTTAGAAGCTTCGGATGCGACTTTTAAAATTCTGGTCTCCCCTACTCCCGTAGTAGGTCCGGACCGCTCCAAAGGTAAATTTGATAATCACTCCAATGAATCCTTCGCCACAGAAGGAAAATGGTTGCGCGCTTACCTGGCGAAGCAAAATGTATTTGTAATCAATGGCGATAGGCATTGGCAGTACGTTTCCGTAGACCCAAAAACTGGACTACGGGAATTTAGCCAAGGTCCCGTAAGCTCCTACCATGCGCAAGGTTGGGACCCAAAAGACAAACGTCCCGAGCACAAATTTCTACGTGTAGATGGCGGATTTTTAGCCGTGAAAGTATACCGAGAAAAAACAGAGGCCGTCATAGAATTCATTCATTATGATGTGGAGGGCAACGTAGTGAACACGGAAGTGATCAAAGAGAAGGTCTAA
- a CDS encoding polysaccharide lyase family 7 protein, translated as MHKKTLKHVLKPIVTVALTLALTSCLDNAKKTEQTTTSEEETAEATTYPSDVIPFMDEWKILLGDGTKSDELVDYEKKDFFYVENDGTTNWVVYKTPNSGVTSRTSSNTRTELGQKEHWIPETGGKLTGTLKVQHVSTSGDARVAASYSVVVGQIHSDEGHENEPIKIFYKKFPGHTKGSVFWNYEINTAGDNSKRWDYSSAIWGHDMSVVGPSATEYPEEPKDGIALGEEFSYEINVYKGIMYLTFESDGHETVKFTKNLLKSDFVKSSDIPQQIRTLYAAIGRDGTERENAYAGEINYFKQGAYNQTNGKNPEDNIVWYTGSETYGGDIEKQYANGCYAEVWFKNATVGAGTPPETE; from the coding sequence ATGCACAAAAAAACACTAAAACACGTCTTAAAACCTATTGTAACGGTAGCCTTGACCCTAGCACTCACCAGTTGCTTGGACAACGCCAAAAAGACGGAACAGACCACCACCTCAGAAGAAGAAACCGCAGAAGCCACCACTTACCCAAGTGATGTCATCCCTTTTATGGACGAATGGAAAATCCTTTTAGGCGATGGCACCAAATCCGATGAGCTGGTAGACTATGAAAAGAAAGATTTTTTCTATGTAGAAAATGATGGCACTACCAATTGGGTGGTGTATAAAACACCAAATTCCGGGGTAACCTCAAGAACCTCTAGCAATACCCGAACGGAACTGGGCCAAAAGGAACATTGGATTCCGGAAACGGGCGGCAAACTAACGGGCACGCTAAAAGTGCAGCATGTCTCCACTTCCGGTGATGCACGGGTTGCGGCATCATATTCGGTAGTTGTAGGGCAAATTCACAGTGATGAAGGCCACGAAAACGAACCGATAAAAATCTTTTATAAAAAATTTCCCGGCCACACCAAAGGTTCCGTTTTCTGGAACTATGAAATTAATACGGCAGGCGACAACTCTAAACGATGGGATTATTCTTCTGCGATCTGGGGCCATGATATGTCCGTTGTTGGACCAAGTGCCACCGAATACCCTGAAGAACCCAAAGACGGCATTGCGCTGGGCGAAGAGTTCAGTTATGAAATAAATGTCTACAAAGGCATCATGTACCTTACTTTTGAAAGTGATGGCCATGAGACGGTAAAATTCACGAAGAACCTATTAAAATCCGACTTTGTAAAATCATCTGATATTCCGCAACAAATACGAACCTTGTACGCAGCTATAGGCCGTGATGGTACGGAGCGCGAAAATGCCTACGCGGGAGAAATCAATTATTTTAAACAAGGGGCGTACAACCAGACGAACGGTAAAAACCCGGAGGATAATATCGTTTGGTATACGGGTTCTGAAACCTACGGCGGTGATATAGAAAAGCAATACGCCAACGGTTGCTATGCAGAAGTATGGTTTAAAAATGCAACGGTAGGTGCGGGTACGCCTCCTGAGACGGAGTAG
- a CDS encoding S8 family serine peptidase: protein MDDKLRELAEESYANYSSVLNDIDRIKTDITHVRQGKVELSEIQTDTERLSNRISREGTAELQALERINGEANFQDIRIIQRIVELSRAVGRITTNSRLGNTGHGTGFLIAPNLILTNNHVLGTAETASNSTIQFNYELDQQGNPNKSESFNLLPEEFFMTSHYKKDAGDPYSGLDFTIVAVEKVSNEGTPISNFPVARLDKKLGKIIDGENCAIVQHPKGDYKKIVMKDIRMLVLKDDFLIYESDTLPGSSGSMVLGLGTGEVVALHHSAVPRKNRHGQWLRKDGSVVQPGDPDNMIDWMGNEGIRISSILNMIAKIPVSKTMQKYKSSLVSVLDTNVSSTPVHTENRTTPSKPYAMNRSESTTNQTLYFEIQLSGVKEMQNDWKQNAASLVPGLVLSEPLYPMSTEQAHRLFYYIHVQSDKTPWEVAAELEGLPQIDTCTPDLEMSTDIKPGHYGRWSGNESLESLDDGTADWDKSEGDFKIRWANASLVKEFIPKGQSGEYRKWNLNATNANNLKDVKAYDSLKANADKIRLIQLDTGYTDHSKVLGGYNLLHDEDFIDGEDARDEMSMGILKQPGHGTRTASIIMGNRANGRIENDGNQGVAVAEEESLVKVIPYRISKSVILIGRGRNLFNAVSQAINANADVVFMCMGSYPRPMIYSIAKTAYERGVIWVCAAGNMVESVIAPAVYPGTIAVAASNPNNEPWRYTSYGPAVDITAPGEDVYVPFKNKKQEDIMVFGSGTSYATPHVASAASLWKAKNLKNLNKFIEKPWQIVELFRKHLKESAQDVVDNREWDQKRFGAGILDLTALLDKEVTPEEIKGLKNAYAGKESRKEWDLGVRETVHFLWNTARRKLTPGFESSTLQDALTERARISVAAMSGRPVNKVFESYAQFDEDQTEKLLKVYFESFN from the coding sequence ATGGATGATAAATTAAGGGAGTTGGCCGAAGAGTCCTATGCTAATTATTCAAGTGTCTTAAATGACATTGATAGAATAAAAACGGATATAACCCATGTTCGCCAAGGAAAGGTAGAACTATCTGAAATACAAACCGATACCGAGCGACTATCCAATCGTATTTCCCGTGAGGGAACAGCGGAACTTCAGGCGTTGGAGCGTATTAATGGGGAGGCCAATTTTCAGGATATCCGTATTATTCAGCGTATCGTAGAATTGTCTCGGGCCGTGGGTAGAATTACTACCAATTCCAGATTGGGCAACACAGGGCACGGCACCGGTTTTTTGATAGCCCCAAACCTTATCCTTACCAATAATCATGTGTTGGGCACGGCGGAAACGGCAAGCAATTCTACCATTCAATTTAACTACGAATTAGACCAGCAAGGAAACCCCAATAAATCGGAAAGTTTCAATTTGCTACCAGAGGAATTCTTTATGACTTCGCACTATAAAAAAGATGCCGGTGACCCGTATAGCGGTCTGGACTTTACTATTGTTGCTGTGGAGAAAGTGTCCAATGAAGGAACACCGATCAGTAATTTTCCTGTTGCCCGATTGGATAAAAAACTGGGTAAAATTATAGATGGGGAGAACTGTGCAATCGTGCAGCATCCAAAAGGGGATTACAAGAAAATAGTCATGAAAGACATCCGCATGTTGGTGCTTAAAGATGACTTTCTAATTTATGAATCGGATACGCTTCCCGGTTCGTCCGGTAGTATGGTCCTTGGTTTAGGAACCGGAGAAGTAGTCGCCCTGCACCACAGTGCCGTACCCAGAAAAAATAGACACGGACAATGGCTGAGAAAAGACGGATCCGTAGTACAACCCGGAGACCCGGATAATATGATAGATTGGATGGGGAACGAAGGCATTCGCATTAGCAGTATTCTGAATATGATTGCGAAAATTCCCGTCAGCAAAACAATGCAAAAATACAAGTCGTCTTTGGTCAGTGTTTTAGATACAAATGTGAGTTCAACTCCTGTTCATACCGAAAATAGAACTACACCATCAAAACCGTATGCTATGAATCGTTCAGAAAGTACAACCAATCAGACCCTTTATTTTGAGATACAATTATCCGGAGTCAAAGAAATGCAAAACGACTGGAAGCAAAACGCAGCCAGTTTGGTTCCCGGTCTGGTGCTTAGCGAGCCTTTATACCCGATGTCTACAGAACAGGCCCACAGACTTTTTTATTACATACATGTGCAGTCTGATAAAACCCCATGGGAAGTGGCCGCAGAATTGGAAGGGTTGCCACAAATAGATACCTGCACGCCCGATTTGGAAATGTCTACGGATATCAAACCCGGACATTATGGGCGCTGGTCCGGTAATGAAAGTTTAGAATCACTAGATGACGGCACAGCAGATTGGGATAAGAGTGAAGGTGATTTTAAAATCCGCTGGGCAAATGCCAGTTTGGTAAAGGAGTTTATTCCAAAAGGGCAGAGTGGCGAATATAGAAAATGGAATCTAAATGCGACCAACGCGAACAATCTGAAGGATGTTAAAGCATATGACAGTTTAAAAGCAAATGCCGATAAAATAAGACTGATACAATTAGATACGGGCTATACGGACCATTCCAAGGTTTTGGGTGGGTACAATTTACTGCACGACGAAGATTTTATAGATGGGGAAGATGCTAGGGATGAAATGAGCATGGGCATTTTAAAACAGCCCGGTCACGGCACCCGTACCGCAAGTATAATTATGGGGAACAGGGCTAACGGCAGAATTGAAAATGACGGAAACCAAGGGGTTGCCGTTGCAGAAGAAGAATCATTGGTAAAGGTAATTCCGTATCGGATTTCAAAATCCGTGATTTTAATCGGTAGAGGGCGCAATTTGTTCAATGCCGTTTCTCAGGCCATTAATGCCAATGCAGATGTTGTTTTTATGTGCATGGGCAGTTATCCGCGTCCTATGATTTATAGTATTGCCAAAACGGCCTATGAACGAGGGGTTATTTGGGTATGTGCGGCAGGTAATATGGTAGAATCCGTAATTGCTCCGGCAGTGTATCCAGGTACTATTGCCGTAGCTGCATCCAATCCAAATAACGAACCTTGGCGGTATACATCGTACGGCCCAGCGGTAGATATAACGGCACCCGGCGAAGATGTGTATGTACCTTTTAAAAACAAAAAGCAAGAAGATATAATGGTATTTGGTTCGGGTACGAGCTATGCTACGCCACATGTGGCTTCTGCAGCATCTTTATGGAAAGCTAAAAACCTTAAAAACCTGAACAAATTCATAGAAAAACCGTGGCAAATTGTTGAGTTGTTTCGGAAGCATTTAAAAGAATCTGCCCAGGATGTGGTGGATAATAGAGAATGGGACCAAAAGCGATTTGGAGCAGGTATTTTAGACCTGACGGCTTTGTTGGATAAAGAAGTAACCCCCGAAGAAATTAAAGGGCTGAAGAATGCTTATGCCGGCAAGGAGAGCCGAAAAGAATGGGATTTAGGGGTGCGCGAGACTGTACATTTTTTATGGAATACTGCCAGAAGAAAATTGACACCTGGGTTTGAGAGTTCAACCCTACAAGATGCCTTGACCGAAAGAGCACGGATCAGTGTAGCTGCCATGTCTGGAAGACCAGTAAACAAGGTGTTTGAAAGCTATGCCCAATTTGATGAAGATCAAACGGAAAAATTGTTAAAAGTATATTTTGAAAGTTTCAATTAA